Proteins from a genomic interval of Apium graveolens cultivar Ventura unplaced genomic scaffold, ASM990537v1 ctg2796, whole genome shotgun sequence:
- the LOC141700709 gene encoding putative serine/threonine-protein kinase PIX13 — protein sequence MGNCWGSSSASSSVNQTPYSTGPISSGGISQTISNTTSSGGSNVSGNSQFSASSGGSEVCPSGQILPTPNLRVFTYAELKIATKNFRNDTVLGEGGFGKVHKGWLDDKGGSSRSGIGSVIAVKKLNSESMQGYEEWQSEVNFLGRLSHPNLVKLVGYCWEDKELLLVYEFMQKGSLENHLFGRGSSVQPLPWEIRLKILIGAARGLAFLHAAEKKIIYRDFKASNILLDGSYNAKLSDFGLAKIGPSASKSHVTTRVMGTYGYAAPEYMATGHLYVKSDVYGFGVVLVEMLTGLRALDTNRPSAQHNLVDWIKPYLSDKRKMKNIMDSRLEGKYPSRGVVLIAQLALTCLATEQKTRPGMKQVVEMLERVEAVNEKPRPPRVRSSQHIVSRNGQNSVTYQSPHHTRQNRNRVV from the exons ATGGGTAATTGCTGGGGTTCttcttctgcttcttcttctGTCAATCAGACTCCATATTCCACAGGCCCCATCAGTTCAG GAGGTATATCACAGACAATCAGCAACACAACATCTTCAGGAGGCAGCAATGTTTCTGGGAACAGCCAGTTCTCGGCATCAAGCGGAGGGTCAGAGGTGTGTCCTAGTGGTCAGATATTGCCAACTCCTAATTTGAGGGTGTTCACTTATGCAGAACTAAAGATTGCAACCAAGAATTTCAGAAATGACACTGTCTTGGGAGAAGGCGGCTTTGGGAAAGTCCACAAGGGATGGCTGGATGATAAGGGAGGTTCGTCGAGGAGTGGAATTGGTTCTGTCATTGCTGTTAAGAAATTAAATTCTGAGAGTATGCAAGGCTATGAGGAGTGGCAG TCTGAGGTGAACTTCTTAGGACGCCTTTCTCATCCAAATCTTGTTAAACTGGTGGGATACTGCTGGGAGGACAAAGAGCTACTTCTTGTCTATGAATTTATGCAAAAAGGGAGCTTGGAGAACCACCTTTTTGGAA GAGGATCCTCTGTGCAGCCACTTCCATGGGAAATACGCTTAAAGATTCTGATTGGAGCTGCTCGAGGTCTGGCATTCTTACACGCAGCAGAAAAAAAGATAATATATAGAGACTTCAAAGCCTCAAATATTTTACTGGATGGG TCCTATAATGCCAAATTATCAGACTTTGGCTTGGCAAAGATCGGTCCTTCAGCTAGTAAATCACATGTAACGACACGGGTTATGGGAACGTATGGCTATGCTGCTCCTGAGTATATGGCTACAG GGCATTTGTATGTGAAGAGTGATGTCTATGGTTTTGGTGTTGTGTTGGTGGAGATGCTAACAGGCTTGCGAGCACTAGACACAAATCGTCCTAGTGCCCAACATAACCTAGTTGACTGGATAAAACCTTACTTGTCAGATAAACGTAAAATGAAGAACATAATGGACTCGAGGTTGGAAGGGAAGTACCCTTCTAGAGGTGTTGTGTTAATTGCTCAGCTAGCTCTGACATGCCTTGCAACTGAACAAAAAACTAGGCCAGGGATGAAACAAGTGGTGGAGATGCTGGAACGAGTTGAAGCTGTTAATGAAAAACCAAGGCCACCTAGAGTTCGTTCTTCGCAGCATATAGTTTCAAGAAATGGACAAAATTCTGTGACTTATCAGTCTCCACATCACACAAGACAAAACAGAAATCGAGTGGTTTAG
- the LOC141700706 gene encoding 26S proteasome regulatory subunit 6B homolog has translation MAATMVLDPKPHLPDLSHTSLSTDDDDLYSRLKSLQRQLEFIEIQEEYVKDEQKNLKRELLRAQEEVKRIQSVPLVIGQFMEMIDTNNGIVGSTTGSNYYVRILSTINRELLKPSASVALHRHSNALVDVLPPEADSSISLLSQSEKPDVSYTDIGGCDIQKQEIREAVELPLTHHELYKQIGIDPPRGVLLYGPPGTGKTMLAKAVANHTTAAFIRVVGSEFVQKYLGEGPRMVRDVFRLAKENAPAIIFIDEVDAIATARFDAQTGADREVQRILMELLNQMDGFDQTVNVKVIMATNRADTLDPALLRPGRLDRKIEFPLPDRRQKRLVFQVCTAKMNLGDEVDLEDYVSRPDKISAAEIAAICQEAGMHAVRKNRYVILPKDFEKGYRTNVKKPDTDFDFYK, from the exons ATGGCCGCAACCATGGTTCTCGACCCAAAGCCCCACCTCCCCGACCTCTCCCACACCTCTCTCTCCACCGACGACGACGATCTCTACAGCCGCCTCAAATCTCTCCAACGCCAACTCGAATTTATCGAAATCCAGGAAGAATACGTCAAGGACGAGCAAAAGAATCTCAAGCGTGAGCTCCTTAGGGCACAAGAAGAGGTCAAGCGAATCCAATCGGTGCCTCTCGTAATCGGTCAATTCATGGAGATGATTGATACTAATAACGGTATTGTTGGATCTACTACTGGATCTAATTACTATGTCAGGATTTTGAGTACGATTAATCGCGAGTTGTTGAAGCCGAGCGCTTCGGTTGCGTTGCACAGGCATAGTAATGCGCTTGTTGATGTTTTGCCTCCGGAAGCTGATTCGAGTATTTCGTTGCTTAGTCAGTCCGAGAAGCCCGATGTTTCGTATACT GATATTGGAGGCTGTGACATTCAGAAGCAGGAAATTCGTGAGGCTGTTGAATTGCCTTTGACTCATCATGAATTGTACAAGCAGATTGGTATTGACCCTCCTCGTGGAGTGTTGCTATATGGCCCTCCAGGCACTGGTAAAACTATGCTTGCCAAAGCTGTTGCCAACCATACTACGGCAGCCTTTATCAGAGTGGTAGGATCTGAATTTGTTCAGAAGTACTTGGGTGAG GGTCCGCGAATGGTCCGTGATGTTTTCCGTCTTGCCAAAGAAAATGCTCctgcaattatttttattgacGAGGTAGATGCCATTGCGACAGCTAGGTTTGATGCTCAGACTGGAGCTGATAGAGAAGTTCAGAGAATTCTCATGGAACTTTTGAACCAG ATGGATGGTTTTGATCAAACAGTGAATGTGAAAGTCATCATGGCTACTAACAGAGCTGATACTTTGGATCCTGCGCTTCTTCGTCCTGGACGACTTGACCGAAAGATAGAGTTTCCTTTGCCAGATAGAAGACAGAAGAGACTTGTTTTCCAG GTTTGCACTGCCAAAATGAACTTGGGTGATGAAGTTGATTTGGAGGATTACGTATCTCGGCCAGATAAAATCAGTGCTGCCGAG ATTGCAGCTATTTGTCAAGAAGCTGGAATGCATGCAGTCCGCAAGAACCGATATGTTATACTCCCAAAGGATTTCGAGAAGGGTTACAGAACTAATGTGAAGAAACCTGACACGGACTTTGATTTTTACAAGTGA
- the LOC141700708 gene encoding uncharacterized protein LOC141700708, giving the protein MLIRRKKGTSSQINKRKSIDEIKHYLDGRYVCASEAMWRILGFDIHYQFPTVKRLPIHVEGGKNVTFNINDNMEEVAAKEGNRISKLEAWFIANKNMPTAREYTYQEFPRGFTWQPGPCKWKQRERGINIGRLIEGHTLQGDTFYLRMLMLRNKGATSFKDVRTIDRQVYPTYKEACKALGLLKDDNKWHSALRENSDNVMPQQLRAMFVFILTNYHVADPQNLWANNWRPLSEDILYMKKKNSENQELTLSDHDLENYTLACLFFINVEKLLNGVSKSLRDYPNMPFPEVVYMHSTSNHLIEEETSYDKSVMKEQHEKYFNSLNEEQSHVYNSVMDSINNGEGQLFFVYGSGGCGKTFLWNTLYCRLRSEGKIVFHVVSSGIAAILLPGGRGKNEGENHKIAEFSSWVLNVGDGKVANIHPDNTYLDPEIVIPKKILIEKFTNSVKSIIDVTYPDFVNRFTSDSYLEERTIMTPTNAIIDQVNSQVLTLTLRTTHTYLSQDSIDDESLDTKSDYKSSFPIEYLNSINMPSIPKHESKLKVGVMVMLMRNLNQIVGLCNGTRMVLTRCLKNSVECKILTGSHACTKHLIPRIEMEPTDTNFMFVFKRIQFPLQICFAMTIDKS; this is encoded by the exons ATGTTGATTCGTCGGAAAAAAGGAACCTCTTCTCAAATTAATAAAAGAAAATCTATTGATGAGATAAAACACTATCTAGACGGAAGATATGTATGTGCATCAGAAGCTATGTGGAGAATTCTAGGATTCGATATTCACTATCAATTTCCTACTGTGAAACGCTTGCCAATCCATGTTGAGGGAGGTAAAAATGTGACTTTCAACATAAACGATAACATGGAAGAAGTAGCAGCCAAGGAAGGTAATAGAATAAGCAAGTTGGAAGCATGGTTCATTGCAAACAAAAACATGCCAACTGCTCGCGAGTATACATACCAAGAGTTTCCAAGAGGTTTTACTTGGCAGCCTGGACCATGTAAGTGGAAGCAGAGAGAAAGGGGGATCAACATTGGCAGGTTAATTGAGGGTCATACTTTGCAGGGTGATACATTTTACTTGAGAATGCTCATGTTAAGAAATAAAGGTGCCACTTCTTTCAAAGATGTAAGAACAATTGATCGTCAAGTCTATCCTACATATAAGGAGGCGTGTAAGGCACTTGGCTTGCTTAAGGATGACAATAAATGGCATTCTGCCCTCCGAGAGAATTCAGATAATGTTATGCCACAACAACTTCGAGCCATGTTTGTCTTTATCCTGACAAACTATCATGTTGCAGATCCTCAAAATCTGTGGGCTAATAATTGGAGGCCCCTTTCTGAAGATATTTTGTATATGAAGAAGAAAAATTCTGAAAACCAGGAACTTACCCTTTCTGATCATGATCTGGAAAATTATACACTCGCatgtttattttttattaat GTCGAAAAATTGCTTAACGGAGTTAGCAAGTCGCTGAGAGACTATCCAAATATGCCTTTTCCGGAAGTAGTGTACATGCATTCTACGAGTAATCATTTAATTGAAGAGGAGACCTCTTACGATAAATCTGTTATGAAAGAACAACATGAAAAATATTTCAACAGCTTAAATGAAGAACAATCACATGTGTACAACTCTGTCATGGATTCAATAAATAATGGCGAAGGTCAACTATTTTTTGTTTATGGCAGCGGTGGGTGTGGCAAGACTTTTTTGTGGAACACACTGTATTGTCGCCTGAGAAGTGAAGGAAAAATAGTATTTCATGTAGTTTCGTCCGGTATTGCTGCTATTTTATTACCTGGAG GCCGAGGGAAAAATGAGGGTGAAAATCACAAGATTGCTGAATTTTCCAGCTGGGTGCTTAATGTAGGAGATGGAAAGGTTGCAAACATTCATCCAGATAATACATATTTGGATCCAGAGATCGTCATTCCCAAAAAAATTCTGATTGAAAAATTTACCAATTCGGTGAAGAGCATTATTGACGTCACTTACCCGGACTTTGTGAATAGGTTTACATCAGATTCTTATTTGGAAGAAAGAACAATTATGACACCAACTAATGCAATTATTGATCAAGTAAACTCTCAGGTATTAACTTTGACTCTAAGAACTACACACACTTATCTCAGTCAGGATTCTATCGATGACGAATCGCTTGACACCAAGTCTGACTACAAATCATCCTTCCCTATCGAATACCTGAATTCAATTAACATGCCATCAATACCTAAGCACGAGTCAAAACTAAAAGTAGGTGTTATGGTGATGTTAATGAGAAACCTTAATCAAATCGTGGGTTTGTGTAATGGTACTAGAATGGTCCTTACTCGATGCCTGAAGAACAGTGTTGAATGTAAAATTTTAACTGGATCACATGCCTGTACCAAACATCTAATCCCGAGAATAGAAATGGAGCCTACTGATACGAACTTTATGTTTGTTTTCAAAAGGATACAGTTTCCTTTGCAGATTTGTTTCGCAATGACAATAGATAAAAGTTAG